From one Halothece sp. PCC 7418 genomic stretch:
- the mfd gene encoding transcription-repair coupling factor has translation MAFASVIRTLARSRLTQELRQNLVNNHTLKLTGIPRLPKGLMASAFAQQSLNKAETSHLFVICATLEEAGRWATQLQSMDWETVQFYPTSEATPYEPFNPESEMIWGQIQVLLTLQQQPEKPTAIVATEKALQPHLPPQAVFEKICLSFEKGMSLDSKTIDHRLTELGYERVSLVETEGQWTRRGDLVDIFPVASELPIRLEWFGDELEQLREFDPVSQRSLDQIESLTLTPTSFSPLIAKGITEQGNLDRFYSYLSEEEQSQFQEQNYPDGMHRFLGLAYPEPASLLDYLPENTLVVVDEPEQCQAHSDRALEHTEDQYQESNPDLPRLHADFKTCLEDAAVFYQLHFSEITEENDSGVNLASRPLPVTPHQFAKLAEIVRGKREIYSGMTLENYDTWIISAQPSRSVSLLQEHDCPAQFVPNPRDYPAIEKLQREKTAVAVKYSGLGEVEGFILPTFRIAVVTDREFFGQHVLTTPSYIRKRRRAASKQVDLNKLRPGDYVVHRQHGVGKFLKLESWETREYLVVEYADGLLRVPADSLESLSRYRHLGEGKPQLNKMSGKAWQNTKNKVEKAVKKVAIDLLNLYAQRSQLSGYAYPEDTPWQQELEDSFPYQATPDQLKAVQDVKRDLESELPMDRLVCGDVGFGKTEVAIRAIFKILMSGKQVAFLAPTTILTQQHYHTLKERFAPYPINIGLLNRFRTANERKDILKRLSTGELDVVVGTHQLLNKSVKYKDLGMLVVDEEQRFGVNQKEKIKSMKTEVDVLTLTATPIPRTLYMSLSGIREMSLITTPPPSRRPIKTHLSPYDGEAIRTAIRNELDRGGQVFYVVPRVEGIEETAGKLREMVPGARIAIAHGQMEEAELESTMLTFNNGDADILVCTTIIESGLDIPRVNTIVVEDSQKFGLSQLYQLRGRVGRSGIQAHAWLLYPKQSSLSDTAKKRLRALQEFTQLGSGYQLAMRDLEIRGVGELLGAKQSGQMNAVGFDLYMSMLQEAIQEVQGQDIPQVDDTQIDLKLTAFVPNHYITDMDQKMDAYRTVTMASSKKELDQIRQDWRDRYGELPAPVQQLLQVMELKQITKSLGFSRIKPEGKQHVALETPMEEPAWKRLQEHLPKHIASRFIYSKGKVTVRGLGVLKTQQQLDNLINWLGELRASLDQESAIA, from the coding sequence ATGGCTTTTGCTTCAGTTATTCGCACTCTAGCGCGATCGCGCTTAACCCAAGAACTTCGCCAAAACCTCGTTAACAACCACACCCTGAAACTAACTGGAATCCCACGGCTACCGAAGGGATTAATGGCTTCTGCATTTGCACAACAGTCCCTTAACAAAGCAGAAACCTCCCATTTATTCGTTATTTGTGCCACCTTAGAAGAAGCGGGACGGTGGGCGACCCAACTGCAAAGCATGGACTGGGAAACCGTACAGTTTTATCCTACGTCGGAAGCCACGCCTTACGAACCGTTTAACCCAGAATCGGAGATGATTTGGGGACAAATCCAAGTTTTATTAACGCTTCAGCAACAGCCAGAAAAACCCACGGCGATTGTCGCGACAGAAAAAGCCTTACAACCGCATCTTCCGCCACAAGCGGTATTTGAAAAGATTTGTCTTTCCTTTGAGAAGGGAATGTCTCTCGATAGCAAAACCATTGACCATCGCCTCACCGAATTAGGTTATGAACGAGTTTCTTTAGTGGAAACGGAAGGACAATGGACTCGCAGAGGGGATTTAGTGGATATCTTTCCCGTTGCGTCTGAACTTCCGATTCGCTTAGAGTGGTTTGGGGATGAACTGGAACAACTGCGCGAGTTTGATCCAGTGAGTCAACGATCTTTAGATCAAATTGAAAGCCTCACACTAACCCCGACTAGCTTTTCCCCTCTGATTGCAAAAGGAATAACCGAACAAGGAAATTTAGATCGGTTTTATTCTTATCTGTCTGAGGAAGAACAAAGTCAGTTTCAAGAACAAAATTATCCCGATGGGATGCACCGCTTTTTAGGCTTGGCGTATCCCGAACCCGCTTCTTTACTGGATTATCTTCCAGAAAATACCCTGGTTGTGGTGGATGAACCGGAACAATGTCAAGCCCACAGCGATCGCGCTTTAGAACATACTGAAGATCAATATCAAGAAAGTAATCCTGATCTTCCTCGACTTCATGCAGATTTCAAAACCTGTTTAGAAGATGCAGCAGTCTTCTATCAACTTCACTTTTCAGAAATAACTGAAGAAAATGATTCGGGAGTCAATCTCGCCAGTCGTCCGCTTCCCGTTACCCCGCATCAGTTTGCGAAACTGGCGGAAATTGTGAGAGGAAAGCGAGAAATCTACAGTGGGATGACCCTAGAAAATTATGACACTTGGATTATTTCCGCCCAACCCTCGCGATCGGTTTCCTTACTCCAAGAACACGATTGTCCCGCGCAATTTGTTCCCAATCCCCGCGATTATCCTGCGATTGAAAAGTTACAGCGTGAAAAAACAGCCGTTGCGGTGAAATATTCGGGGTTAGGGGAAGTGGAAGGCTTTATTCTTCCCACCTTTCGTATTGCAGTTGTCACTGACAGAGAATTTTTTGGACAGCACGTTTTAACCACACCTAGTTATATTCGCAAACGCCGAAGGGCTGCATCTAAGCAAGTTGATCTCAACAAACTGCGTCCCGGGGATTATGTGGTTCACCGTCAGCATGGGGTTGGAAAATTCCTCAAACTAGAAAGTTGGGAAACCCGAGAATATCTGGTGGTTGAGTACGCGGATGGCTTGTTAAGAGTTCCCGCCGATAGTTTAGAATCTCTTTCTCGTTACCGCCATTTGGGAGAAGGAAAACCGCAACTGAATAAAATGTCAGGGAAAGCCTGGCAAAATACCAAAAATAAGGTCGAGAAAGCGGTTAAAAAAGTTGCCATTGACTTACTCAATTTATACGCGCAGCGATCGCAGCTTTCCGGTTATGCCTATCCTGAGGATACCCCTTGGCAACAAGAATTAGAAGATTCTTTCCCTTATCAAGCGACACCCGACCAGTTAAAAGCGGTTCAAGATGTGAAACGAGATTTAGAAAGTGAGTTACCGATGGATCGCTTAGTTTGTGGTGATGTGGGCTTTGGGAAAACGGAAGTCGCAATTCGGGCGATCTTTAAAATTCTCATGTCAGGGAAACAGGTAGCATTTCTCGCACCCACCACGATTCTCACCCAACAGCATTATCACACCCTCAAAGAACGATTTGCGCCGTATCCGATTAATATTGGCTTACTCAATCGTTTTCGGACTGCTAACGAACGAAAAGATATTTTGAAACGGCTTTCTACAGGGGAATTAGATGTGGTTGTGGGAACCCACCAACTTTTAAATAAGAGTGTCAAATATAAAGACTTGGGAATGTTGGTGGTAGATGAAGAACAACGGTTTGGGGTGAACCAGAAAGAGAAAATTAAATCTATGAAAACGGAAGTGGATGTTCTCACCTTAACTGCAACCCCGATTCCGCGAACCCTATATATGTCTCTCTCTGGGATTCGGGAAATGAGTTTAATTACCACGCCACCGCCATCCCGTCGTCCCATTAAAACCCATTTATCCCCTTATGATGGGGAAGCGATTCGGACGGCGATTCGCAATGAATTGGATCGCGGGGGACAAGTGTTTTATGTGGTTCCGCGGGTGGAAGGAATTGAAGAAACGGCGGGAAAATTACGGGAAATGGTTCCTGGCGCACGGATCGCGATCGCGCACGGACAAATGGAGGAAGCAGAATTAGAATCCACCATGCTAACCTTCAATAATGGCGATGCGGATATCCTCGTTTGTACGACGATTATTGAATCTGGGTTAGATATTCCTCGGGTGAATACCATTGTTGTGGAAGATTCACAGAAATTCGGTTTATCGCAACTGTATCAACTGCGAGGGCGTGTGGGACGGTCGGGGATTCAAGCCCATGCGTGGTTACTGTACCCCAAGCAAAGTAGTCTCAGCGATACTGCGAAAAAACGACTCCGTGCACTACAAGAGTTTACCCAACTCGGTTCAGGATATCAACTGGCGATGCGCGATTTAGAGATTCGGGGTGTTGGCGAGTTACTCGGTGCGAAACAGTCGGGACAAATGAATGCAGTGGGCTTCGATTTATATATGAGTATGTTACAAGAAGCGATTCAGGAAGTCCAAGGACAAGATATTCCGCAAGTGGATGACACGCAAATTGATCTGAAATTAACCGCTTTTGTTCCCAATCATTACATCACCGATATGGATCAAAAAATGGATGCGTATCGCACAGTAACGATGGCGAGTAGTAAGAAAGAACTGGATCAAATCCGACAAGATTGGCGCGATCGTTATGGCGAATTACCTGCACCGGTTCAACAATTATTACAGGTAATGGAACTCAAACAAATCACCAAATCCCTCGGTTTTTCTCGCATCAAACCAGAAGGAAAACAGCACGTTGCGTTAGAAACACCAATGGAAGAACCCGCTTGGAAACGCCTACAAGAACATCTTCCGAAGCACATTGCTTCCCGTTTTATTTACAGCAAAGGAAAAGTTACAGTGCGGGGTTTAGGAGTTTTAAAAACTCAACAACAGTTAGATAATTTAATTAATTGGTTAGGAGAATTGAGAGCATCTTTAGACCAAGAAAGCGCGATCGCGTAA
- a CDS encoding HindIII family type II restriction endonuclease, with the protein MRLCGVIPEKYGHDTTEEKLYSKYTDVVIHQAFTAIGFNSLVLQERSGVADVECVNQEYSFVADAKAFRLSRTAKNQKDFKVQALDNWKHGKPYAMLVCPVYQLPARSSQIYQQAATRSVFIATYTHLAVLVRYAKTISQNQAMVLLQEVFKSVEAMNPSKNANNYWQVVNRIFLDSDKSLSNIWKDEKQASIESICISKEEAILFFITRTRADYENVKGRSNTRTY; encoded by the coding sequence TTGCGTTTGTGTGGAGTCATACCTGAAAAATATGGACATGATACTACTGAGGAAAAACTCTATTCTAAATATACTGATGTTGTTATACATCAAGCGTTTACTGCAATCGGTTTTAACAGTTTAGTATTACAAGAACGGTCAGGTGTAGCCGATGTTGAATGTGTTAATCAAGAATATAGTTTTGTGGCGGATGCAAAAGCATTTAGATTAAGTCGGACAGCAAAAAATCAGAAAGACTTTAAAGTTCAAGCCTTAGATAACTGGAAACATGGTAAACCATATGCTATGCTGGTTTGTCCAGTTTATCAACTCCCTGCTAGAAGTAGTCAGATTTATCAACAAGCTGCAACCCGATCAGTTTTTATAGCAACCTATACCCACCTTGCTGTTTTAGTTCGTTATGCAAAAACTATTAGTCAAAATCAAGCTATGGTTTTGCTTCAAGAAGTTTTCAAATCAGTAGAAGCAATGAATCCATCAAAGAATGCTAATAATTATTGGCAAGTTGTTAATCGTATTTTTTTAGATTCAGACAAAAGTTTAAGTAATATATGGAAAGATGAAAAACAAGCATCTATAGAATCTATTTGTATTTCTAAAGAAGAAGCTATTCTTTTTTTTATCACAAGAACGAGAGCGGATTATGAGAATGTCAAAGGAAGAAGCAATACAAGAACTTATTAA
- a CDS encoding site-specific DNA-methyltransferase — translation MNDQYLNKITLGNCLDHLPNLESESIDLLLSDIPYGISLDDWDVLHNNTNSALLGKSPAQEGKSGFKRRGKPINGWSQADRNIGLEYQKWCQSWAEFVYPKMKNGSFLFIFGARRTIHRAINAFEDSGFLLKDILAWKKSTAHHRAQRVSGVLEKRGMEAEAEKWEGWRLGNLAPIWEPILWLMKPYKIGGTITDNLLENEVGAINIDACVENGQKATNLLEFSFRKDEKRIHEAQKPLDLIAYLITLTTREHQLILDPFMGGGTTAVAAKQLHRNYIGFEINPTYYEESLLRFKSATSQKEKLEQEQFSLF, via the coding sequence ATGAATGATCAATATTTAAATAAAATTACGCTTGGAAACTGTTTAGACCATCTTCCTAATTTAGAATCAGAAAGCATCGACTTATTATTATCTGATATTCCTTATGGGATTAGTTTAGACGATTGGGATGTTCTGCATAATAACACCAATTCTGCATTACTTGGAAAATCGCCAGCGCAAGAAGGAAAATCAGGGTTTAAGAGAAGAGGAAAACCGATTAATGGTTGGTCACAAGCAGATCGCAATATCGGTTTAGAATATCAAAAATGGTGTCAAAGTTGGGCAGAATTTGTTTATCCGAAAATGAAAAACGGATCATTTTTGTTTATTTTTGGCGCAAGACGAACCATCCACCGCGCGATTAATGCCTTTGAAGATAGCGGTTTTTTACTTAAGGATATTTTAGCTTGGAAAAAATCAACGGCTCACCACAGGGCGCAACGAGTGAGTGGTGTGTTAGAAAAAAGAGGAATGGAAGCAGAAGCCGAAAAATGGGAAGGATGGCGTTTAGGAAATTTAGCACCGATTTGGGAGCCCATTTTATGGTTGATGAAACCCTATAAAATTGGTGGAACAATTACAGATAATCTCCTCGAAAATGAAGTAGGAGCAATTAATATTGATGCTTGTGTCGAAAATGGACAGAAAGCAACCAATTTACTAGAGTTTAGTTTTAGAAAAGACGAAAAGCGGATTCACGAAGCCCAAAAACCTCTGGATTTAATTGCATATTTGATAACACTGACGACGCGAGAACATCAGCTGATTTTAGATCCATTTATGGGTGGTGGAACAACCGCAGTAGCAGCCAAGCAACTGCATCGAAATTATATTGGTTTTGAAATCAATCCAACGTATTATGAAGAATCACTATTAAGATTTAAAAGTGCTACAAGTCAAAAAGAAAAATTAGAACAAGAACAATTCTCTCTATTTTAG
- a CDS encoding ABC transporter ATP-binding protein, with translation MLKIEGLCKAYGSREVLRNLSLTAYPEEVYGLLGPNGAGKTTTINILCNLLLRDRGTIEFNQQPISEQTKGLIGIAPQENLLYKSLSCQENLNFYGQLYGLNRKERKARINWCLEAVQLRDRAQSIVSDLSGGMQRRLNIAVALIHQPKLVILDEPTTGLDIETRYEIWALINHLRDSGMTILLTTHLLDEAEKLCQRIGILKAGEIIAEGTLETLKKVIPAAEIITLQTKEEDQAIARGKALGYTPRRYGNDLAFWLPELQDFQTIVDAFSGIPLDALTRQPIRLEHIYLEIMQQSY, from the coding sequence GTGCTGAAGATTGAGGGGTTATGTAAGGCGTATGGATCGCGAGAGGTGTTGCGGAATCTCTCGTTAACTGCCTATCCAGAGGAAGTTTATGGGTTATTAGGTCCCAATGGGGCGGGGAAAACAACCACGATTAATATTTTATGTAATTTATTGTTGCGCGATCGCGGGACGATTGAGTTCAATCAACAACCGATTTCTGAACAAACCAAAGGTTTAATTGGCATTGCACCGCAAGAAAACTTACTTTATAAAAGTCTTTCTTGTCAAGAAAATCTCAATTTTTACGGTCAATTATATGGCTTAAATCGCAAGGAAAGAAAAGCAAGAATTAACTGGTGTTTAGAAGCGGTTCAACTGCGCGATCGCGCCCAGAGCATTGTCTCAGATTTAAGCGGAGGAATGCAACGCCGACTTAATATTGCAGTCGCTTTAATTCATCAACCTAAACTTGTTATTTTAGATGAACCAACCACTGGCTTAGATATCGAAACTCGTTATGAAATCTGGGCTTTAATTAACCATTTACGAGACTCGGGAATGACCATTCTCTTAACCACGCATCTCTTAGATGAAGCAGAAAAACTCTGTCAACGGATTGGCATTCTCAAAGCGGGAGAAATTATTGCGGAAGGAACATTAGAAACTCTAAAAAAAGTGATTCCCGCAGCCGAAATTATTACCCTTCAAACCAAAGAAGAAGACCAAGCCATCGCACGGGGAAAAGCCTTAGGTTATACCCCGCGCCGTTACGGAAATGACCTAGCCTTTTGGCTTCCAGAGTTACAAGATTTTCAAACAATTGTTGATGCTTTTTCAGGAATTCCCCTTGATGCTTTAACCCGACAACCGATTCGTTTAGAACATATTTATCTCGAAATTATGCAGCAGTCTTATTAA
- a CDS encoding ABC transporter permease, with translation MKYWRETIAVAQRILLELGRRRRSLIFWGIFPITILLLNGVILADRANLSTAEAFTNAAPVTLVGAALFFSCLGGSVATVVAEREQHTLKRLFLSPLSGFSYFLGIFVAHACIGLGQGILVYCVGAFLGVRIEQHLLLGLLVILMSISAYVGLGFILGTQLARRTEDVNALVAAFGVPLLILGGTFLPASLFPESLLKIAAFNPIYHMNEALLGLWAQGEPLSDLQSHLGFLVVFTPLMMVGGWLSYQGMLRRERRL, from the coding sequence ATGAAATATTGGCGCGAGACGATAGCAGTTGCCCAGCGCATTTTATTAGAATTAGGACGACGGCGACGCAGTTTGATTTTTTGGGGCATCTTCCCGATTACAATTTTGCTGCTTAATGGCGTAATTTTGGCCGATCGCGCAAATTTATCCACAGCAGAAGCGTTTACCAATGCTGCGCCAGTCACCCTGGTGGGGGCAGCCCTTTTTTTTAGTTGCTTGGGGGGAAGCGTGGCGACGGTGGTGGCGGAGAGAGAACAACATACCTTGAAACGTCTCTTTCTCTCGCCGTTAAGTGGCTTCTCCTACTTTCTGGGGATTTTTGTTGCCCATGCTTGTATTGGATTGGGTCAAGGGATATTAGTTTATTGTGTTGGTGCATTTCTGGGTGTCCGTATTGAACAGCATTTGTTATTAGGATTATTGGTTATTTTAATGAGTATTTCGGCTTATGTGGGTCTGGGCTTCATTTTAGGGACTCAGTTGGCTCGTCGAACCGAAGATGTTAATGCGCTTGTGGCTGCATTTGGGGTTCCCTTACTTATTTTAGGGGGAACATTTCTTCCTGCTTCTCTGTTTCCTGAAAGTTTGCTTAAGATTGCAGCATTTAACCCCATTTATCACATGAACGAGGCGTTATTAGGACTTTGGGCGCAAGGGGAGCCCCTCAGTGATTTACAATCTCATTTAGGCTTTCTGGTGGTGTTTACGCCGTTGATGATGGTTGGGGGTTGGTTGTCTTATCAGGGAATGCTACGACGGGAAAGGAGACTGTAG
- a CDS encoding FAD-dependent oxidoreductase yields MDQRQSSNFPFLSSISRRRLLQLLGVGTVTGVLGYSRLVKPQPAIAQTINLELPRYSSQKKSVVVVGAGLAGLACAYELSQRGFEVTLLEKSPQLGGKIASWDIQVGEETFRMEHGFHGFFPQYYNFNQLLEELNAIDNLHSLEFYSVVFRDGEYNPEVFRPNHSAFPWNIVDLAISSSNRLRWGIDLTDPKHWEVFREIGGFHIPDTFKRLDNIAVSDWVEGSFPRGLYDLYFLPFAKSSLNAPNKLSVGELMQFFHFYFFGNPEGLAFNGTNDDMGTSIVQPISQAIQNKGGTIVTEAEVTKIHCQNGKITSLNYQKGTAQPKAGFWVEKNPHLSDEKVSYYGAGDNVYFSTKEATEAISLTCTHQGCTVKRQADGQFLCPCHGSLFAADGKVLSGPAKQDLPRLQVIQQKNSAIQLVGMNPDDQGEQKLVADYFVFATDVPGVKHLFSLAEGEMNPEQTTKINELAVADPFAVGRFWFDRDFEWEHSNFASLSGYHLTDSICLYHRIQTEYIAWHEKTGGSVVELHAYCYPEQEFPDQTTLLNTFEAELYEIVPELTNATMLHRELVNQKNFSGYPPGSYANRPATETDIPNLFFAGDWVKMPFPCGLMERAVSSGFLAANAILDQQGLQQRKLFSVKPEGIFTI; encoded by the coding sequence ATGGATCAACGTCAATCATCTAACTTTCCTTTTCTTTCGTCAATTTCTCGTCGCAGACTGCTACAACTGTTAGGAGTCGGAACGGTAACAGGTGTTCTGGGTTACTCTCGTTTAGTGAAACCCCAGCCCGCGATCGCGCAGACCATTAATCTGGAACTTCCTCGGTACTCATCACAGAAAAAAAGTGTGGTTGTGGTCGGTGCAGGTTTAGCGGGTTTAGCCTGTGCTTATGAACTCAGCCAGCGGGGGTTTGAAGTGACGCTATTAGAAAAATCCCCGCAACTTGGCGGAAAAATTGCTAGTTGGGACATTCAAGTGGGAGAAGAAACCTTCCGCATGGAACACGGCTTCCACGGCTTCTTCCCGCAATATTACAACTTTAATCAGCTTTTAGAAGAACTCAACGCCATAGATAATTTACATTCCCTTGAGTTTTATTCTGTCGTCTTCCGAGATGGCGAATATAACCCCGAAGTATTTCGTCCCAATCATTCCGCATTTCCCTGGAATATTGTTGATCTCGCTATTTCCTCTTCTAACCGCCTGCGCTGGGGAATCGATCTCACCGATCCCAAACATTGGGAAGTCTTCCGAGAAATTGGCGGATTTCATATTCCCGACACCTTTAAACGGTTAGACAACATTGCTGTTTCCGACTGGGTAGAAGGAAGTTTTCCCCGTGGCTTATATGATTTATACTTTCTTCCCTTTGCCAAATCAAGTCTTAATGCACCGAATAAACTCAGTGTTGGGGAACTAATGCAATTTTTCCACTTCTACTTCTTTGGTAACCCCGAAGGACTCGCGTTTAATGGGACGAATGACGATATGGGAACCAGTATTGTTCAACCCATTTCTCAAGCTATCCAAAATAAGGGCGGAACCATCGTCACGGAAGCGGAAGTGACGAAAATTCATTGTCAAAACGGAAAAATTACCTCTCTCAACTACCAGAAAGGAACCGCGCAACCGAAAGCGGGTTTCTGGGTGGAAAAAAATCCGCATCTTAGCGATGAAAAGGTTAGTTACTATGGCGCAGGAGATAACGTTTATTTCTCCACAAAAGAAGCAACCGAAGCCATTTCCCTAACTTGTACTCATCAAGGCTGTACCGTCAAACGCCAAGCCGATGGACAATTCCTCTGTCCTTGTCATGGGTCATTATTTGCAGCAGATGGTAAAGTTCTCAGTGGTCCTGCGAAACAAGATTTACCCCGTTTGCAAGTGATTCAACAGAAAAATAGTGCGATTCAGTTAGTGGGAATGAACCCCGATGATCAGGGTGAACAGAAATTAGTCGCGGATTATTTTGTCTTCGCCACAGATGTTCCAGGGGTGAAACATTTATTTTCTCTTGCTGAAGGCGAGATGAACCCTGAACAAACCACAAAAATTAACGAACTTGCGGTTGCTGATCCCTTTGCAGTGGGAAGATTCTGGTTTGATCGAGATTTTGAATGGGAACACAGTAATTTTGCCTCTCTCTCTGGCTATCATCTCACCGATAGCATTTGCTTGTATCATCGTATCCAAACTGAATACATTGCGTGGCATGAAAAAACTGGGGGAAGTGTGGTTGAACTTCATGCCTATTGCTATCCCGAACAAGAGTTTCCCGATCAAACCACTTTGCTAAATACCTTCGAGGCGGAACTTTACGAAATTGTTCCCGAACTAACCAACGCCACCATGCTGCATCGCGAACTCGTCAATCAAAAGAACTTCTCTGGTTATCCTCCTGGTAGCTATGCCAACCGTCCAGCAACCGAAACTGACATTCCTAATCTTTTCTTTGCTGGAGATTGGGTGAAAATGCCTTTCCCTTGTGGCTTAATGGAACGGGCGGTGAGTAGTGGCTTTTTAGCAGCCAATGCCATCTTAGATCAACAAGGGTTACAACAGCGTAAATTATTTTCGGTGAAACCAGAAGGCATTTTTACAATTTAG
- a CDS encoding type II toxin-antitoxin system VapC family toxin yields MKLVVDTGPFIAIFSRSDSEHENCLRGYQQIISEGDELYTSFPIFCEVHKLLLQRLGDRVARNQLIALEEAVSIVPFELMDIQDAIALVSSIPQWKGTLQDASIVILTRTLNCPVWTLDYRDFSRFNDLEFWTPKIEK; encoded by the coding sequence ATGAAGTTAGTGGTTGATACAGGACCCTTTATTGCTATTTTCAGTCGGAGTGATTCTGAACATGAAAACTGCTTAAGGGGATATCAACAAATCATATCTGAAGGTGATGAACTTTATACCTCTTTTCCGATCTTCTGTGAAGTCCACAAATTGCTATTACAAAGACTTGGAGATCGCGTTGCTAGAAACCAGTTAATTGCCCTAGAAGAAGCAGTTTCTATTGTTCCCTTTGAATTAATGGATATTCAAGACGCGATCGCGCTAGTCAGTTCCATCCCCCAATGGAAAGGAACGCTACAAGATGCTTCAATTGTTATCCTCACCCGCACCTTAAATTGTCCCGTCTGGACATTAGATTACCGAGACTTCTCTAGATTTAATGATCTGGAGTTTTGGACTCCCAAAATAGAAAAATAG
- a CDS encoding aromatic ring-hydroxylating dioxygenase subunit alpha: MTDSVREVGINPNHWYVVARSSEVTTDPYAVTLWKQPIVLYRQSDGQVCALEDRCPHRFVRLSEGKLQRDRVECAYHGWQFNAEGKCVSIPYLTEKQKLPPCQLRVYPVQEGDGFIWVFLGDETATVPRFQVPEWDHLNYIATVSVIETQAHYSYLIENLMDMYHGHLHEDWQAWTDAKLENIEEDDSQVHGYYNAQSYYRIDKIWSISQLFFPSLRQLHPEPLTVSYIYPHWVSTLGEDFKIYCLFSPIHETATRAYLIHFTSLNAFWRLHKLPVWFRRGLKNALFGSAQKLLDGLVRQDVAMIEQEQQAFLQNPNQKGYEFNPVLGSVQRLIRKQASA, translated from the coding sequence ATGACAGACTCAGTGCGTGAAGTAGGAATTAATCCCAATCATTGGTATGTGGTCGCCCGTAGCAGCGAAGTGACAACAGACCCTTATGCGGTTACCCTATGGAAACAACCGATTGTTCTCTACCGCCAAAGTGATGGACAAGTTTGCGCTTTAGAAGACCGTTGTCCCCATCGTTTTGTGAGACTCAGTGAGGGGAAACTCCAGCGCGATCGCGTAGAATGTGCTTATCACGGTTGGCAATTTAATGCTGAGGGAAAATGTGTTTCGATTCCTTATTTAACAGAGAAGCAAAAGTTACCCCCCTGTCAGCTTCGTGTCTATCCCGTCCAAGAAGGAGATGGCTTTATTTGGGTCTTTCTGGGGGATGAAACCGCAACCGTTCCCCGTTTCCAAGTTCCTGAATGGGATCATCTCAACTATATTGCAACCGTTTCTGTGATTGAAACTCAAGCCCACTATTCTTATCTCATTGAAAACTTGATGGATATGTATCATGGGCATTTACATGAAGATTGGCAAGCCTGGACAGATGCTAAGTTAGAAAATATCGAGGAAGATGACAGCCAAGTTCACGGCTACTACAACGCCCAGAGTTATTACCGAATTGATAAAATTTGGTCGATTTCACAACTGTTTTTCCCCAGTTTACGGCAACTGCACCCAGAACCGTTAACGGTAAGCTATATCTATCCCCATTGGGTTTCGACGTTGGGGGAGGATTTCAAAATCTACTGTCTCTTTTCTCCCATTCATGAAACCGCCACTCGCGCTTATCTGATTCACTTTACTTCTTTAAATGCGTTTTGGCGACTGCATAAACTCCCCGTTTGGTTTCGTCGTGGCTTGAAAAATGCCCTCTTTGGTTCAGCGCAAAAGCTGTTAGATGGGTTAGTGCGTCAAGATGTGGCCATGATTGAACAAGAACAACAAGCCTTTTTACAAAACCCCAATCAAAAGGGCTATGAGTTTAATCCAGTTTTGGGGAGTGTGCAACGATTGATTCGTAAACAAGCATCAGCTTAA
- a CDS encoding class I SAM-dependent methyltransferase codes for MATILRKWSYQYQWLYDTIAQLSALAVGGEARFRQLALKGLNLDQHSQILDLCCGAGQTTQFLLQYSHHVTGLDASPLALERAKKRAPEANYVEGLAEELPFASASFDLVQTSVALHEMTPKQLTQILTEVYRVLKLGGIFACIDLHQPHNPIFVPGLAIFMTLFETETAWEFVKINLSEKLSAIGFKDCQQTFYAGGSLQVVQGKK; via the coding sequence GTGGCGACTATTCTACGGAAATGGAGTTATCAATATCAATGGTTGTATGACACGATCGCGCAACTGTCTGCTTTAGCTGTCGGCGGAGAAGCCCGCTTCCGACAACTGGCGTTAAAAGGATTAAACCTTGACCAGCATAGCCAAATTTTAGACTTATGCTGTGGGGCAGGGCAAACCACCCAATTTCTGCTGCAATATTCTCACCATGTCACCGGGTTAGATGCCTCACCACTGGCGTTAGAACGGGCAAAAAAACGCGCTCCAGAGGCGAATTATGTGGAAGGATTAGCCGAAGAACTCCCTTTTGCAAGTGCAAGTTTTGATTTGGTGCAAACCAGCGTTGCCTTACATGAAATGACACCCAAACAACTAACCCAAATCTTAACGGAAGTCTATCGAGTTTTGAAACTGGGGGGAATCTTTGCTTGTATCGACTTGCATCAACCGCACAATCCGATTTTTGTGCCGGGGTTAGCGATCTTTATGACTTTATTTGAAACCGAAACCGCCTGGGAGTTTGTCAAAATTAATTTATCTGAGAAACTGAGCGCGATCGGATTTAAAGACTGTCAGCAAACCTTTTATGCAGGAGGAAGTTTACAAGTGGTGCAAGGGAAAAAATAA